The genomic region GCAGGTTCAATGGGGCATCAGATTGGAATGTTATCTGCTCTAGGTGGGTTTCAGACGATCATTCAAGATGTCCAAGAAGGAGCATTAGTAAAAGCAAAAGAAAGTCTCGAGTATCAAATGAATAAATGGGTGAAGAAAGGAAAAATCTCGGAGGAAGGCAAGCAAGAGGCTTTCAATCGCCTTTCATTTACTACAAGTTTAGAAGAAGCGGTCGTAAATACTGATTTTGTGATTGAAGCTGTTGTTGAGAAGCTGGATGTAAAACGAGAGGTATTTCAAAAGCTTGATCAACTAGCTCCTCCCCATGCGATATTGGCGACAAATAGTTCAACGATTGTTAATTCTAAAATTGCAGACGTCACGAATCGTCCGGAAAAAGTCTGTAACATGCACTTTTTCTTCCCACCGCTTGTCATGGATTGTGTAGAAGTTGTCAAAAGTGAGCATACGTCTGAAGAAACAGCACAATTAACGATGGATGTATGTGAAAAAATGAATCGTACTGGTGTCCTACTAAATAAAGAAATTTCAGGGTTTGTTGCAAACCGAATTTTAGGAGCGTTAACAAGGGAAGCGGTAAAATTATATGAAGAAGGGTATGCGGAATTTGAAGATATTGATTTAATTTGTAAGAAAGCATTGAACCATCCGATTGGTCCATTCGCACTGATGGATTTGTCTGGAATTGATGTTGCATACTATGTCAATCAGCAACGCTACGCTGAGACGGGAGATCCAGCGGATAAACCAGCGACTTGTATTGAGGAGAAGGTAAAGGCAGGGACGCTCGGTCGAAAAACTGGTAAAGGTTGGTATGATTATTCAACAAAGTCAAAAGTCAAACAGTGATGAACGTAGAGGAACGACAATATCTTTAAACTGTAAAGGTTAGCCATTGCGTTTTGATGCTTTAGGGCTAAAGTGTGTAAAGGGAGGGGAACGATGATACTGCTTGAGCATCCCTCCTTTACACATCATTGATTGGCGAGTGGATGGTGGGAGGAATAAGATGATTCATGAAACAAAAGTAAATGTCAGAATGTGCGAGACTGATGCATTAGGTCATATAAGCAACATTAGTTATTTTATTTACCTAGAGCAAGCTAGAATTGAGCTTTTTCGAATGTTGGGTGCAAATACGACTTCGTGGGACTTTATTTTAGCATCAACGTCGTGTGACTTTGTCCAACAAGGGTATTTTGAGCAAAGTATCGTAGTAAAAACAACGGTTAGTAAAATCGGTACGAAAAGTTTTACGATCGATCACGAGGTTGTTGATGCTAAATCAGAAACAGTAATTGCCCATGGTAAAGCTGTTGTTGTTTATTTCAACTTCGAGACTCAGGAGAGTGAACTGTTACCTGAAGACCTTAAAAAGAAATTAAATGCATATATGTTTTAACTTCATTTTTCTGAATTATCAGATTAGGGAGGGTGACCATGACAGGAAAAGATACCATTCCAGTACGAAAAGGTGAGGAACTTGATGTCTCTTCATTAGAGCAATTTTTAAAAAATAATATTGTAGGATTGAGTGATGATCGGCTTGAAATTAGTCAATTTGCAGCTGGACATTCGAACTTAACTTATGAGGTTAAAATTGGAGACTGGGAAGGGGTACTACGTCGCCCGCCACTAGGCCCGGTAGCTCCGAAGGCACATGATATGAACCGAGAATACAAAATTTTACGTGAGGTTCACCCTCATTTCCAATTAGCACCGAAGCCGTTGGTCTATAGTGATGATCAATCGGTTATTGGGAGTCCGTTTTTTGTTATGGAGCGTCGGCGCGGTGTTGTCATCGATAAAAAGTTTCCCGAGGGTGTTGAAGTCACTCCTACACTTTGTAAAAAAATCTCTGAAACGATGGTGTCAACGCTTGTTGACCTTCATTCAATTGATTATAAGCAAACGAAGTTAACGGAGTTAAGTAAACCAGAGGGGTTTATCGAACGTCAGGTTCATGGATGGATCAAACGGTATGACCGCTCAAAAACCGATAACGTGCACGGCGTTGAACAATTAAAACAATGGTTAACCAATCATATCCCTCGTTCATCGTCTTCAAGTGTGATTCACTATGATTTTAAGTTGAACAATGCGATGTTTGCAAAAAACGATCTCACGAAAATCGTCGGCTTGTTCGATTGGGAGATGACTACAGTAGGTGATCCACTTGCGGATTTAGGGGTGTTCTTGAGCTATTGGATTGAAAGGGAAGACCCAGAGCAGCTAAGAGTTGGATTTGATAAAGAACCGATTACGACTTTGCCAGGATTTATGACTCGGCAAGAAATGATTGAGATGTATGCAAAGCAGAGTGGTCGTGATGTAGCCAACATTCATTTCTATTTAACATTTGCTTATTTTAAATTAGCAGTCATTGTCCAACAGATTTATTATCGCTATAGGAAGGGGCAGACAAACGACGAACGGTTTGCAACGCTTAATCGTAAGGTTGATAGCTTGATTAATCATGCATTGTTTTTAACAGAGGTAGGGGAATAAACACGAATGGTTGAGGTGTGTACGATGGGGAAAATCCACCTTCTTTTTAAAAAAGAAGAGGTTGACGAGGGACAAATGAAAGGGAAAGTGGCGGTTGTATTTGATGTTTTATTAGCCACGTCTACGATTACGACTGGATTGTATTATGGGGCAAAAGAAGTTGTGCCCGTTTTGGATCATCGGCATGCACAAGCAGAAGCAAAAGATCGTGACAAAAACAGCTATGTGCTCGTTGGTGAATATCGAGGGAAGACCATTGAAGGGTTTCTTGATCCGACTCCGCTTACCTTAAGGGGGAAAGTAGAAGATAAGACGATGATCTTATCAACGACGAATGGGACGGTAGCAATCAATAAAGCAAGAGAAGCAACTAGAGTTTATATTGCAGCCATGATCAACGGAAAAAAAGTCGCTGAGAAGATCAATAGCGATCACCGAGATGATGAGATCATGATTATATGTTCAGGGTCCTCGGGGGAATTTTGTATCGAAGATTTTTATGGAGCTGGGTATTTCATTGACTGTATCCTTGCAAATCAGACGGCCGTATGGAAGCTGTCTGATGCTGCCCGTGCA from Desertibacillus haloalkaliphilus harbors:
- a CDS encoding 3-hydroxyacyl-CoA dehydrogenase family protein, encoding MKVEDIKQITVLGAGSMGHQIGMLSALGGFQTIIQDVQEGALVKAKESLEYQMNKWVKKGKISEEGKQEAFNRLSFTTSLEEAVVNTDFVIEAVVEKLDVKREVFQKLDQLAPPHAILATNSSTIVNSKIADVTNRPEKVCNMHFFFPPLVMDCVEVVKSEHTSEETAQLTMDVCEKMNRTGVLLNKEISGFVANRILGALTREAVKLYEEGYAEFEDIDLICKKALNHPIGPFALMDLSGIDVAYYVNQQRYAETGDPADKPATCIEEKVKAGTLGRKTGKGWYDYSTKSKVKQ
- a CDS encoding acyl-CoA thioesterase, whose protein sequence is MIHETKVNVRMCETDALGHISNISYFIYLEQARIELFRMLGANTTSWDFILASTSCDFVQQGYFEQSIVVKTTVSKIGTKSFTIDHEVVDAKSETVIAHGKAVVVYFNFETQESELLPEDLKKKLNAYMF
- a CDS encoding phosphotransferase family protein, which translates into the protein MTGKDTIPVRKGEELDVSSLEQFLKNNIVGLSDDRLEISQFAAGHSNLTYEVKIGDWEGVLRRPPLGPVAPKAHDMNREYKILREVHPHFQLAPKPLVYSDDQSVIGSPFFVMERRRGVVIDKKFPEGVEVTPTLCKKISETMVSTLVDLHSIDYKQTKLTELSKPEGFIERQVHGWIKRYDRSKTDNVHGVEQLKQWLTNHIPRSSSSSVIHYDFKLNNAMFAKNDLTKIVGLFDWEMTTVGDPLADLGVFLSYWIEREDPEQLRVGFDKEPITTLPGFMTRQEMIEMYAKQSGRDVANIHFYLTFAYFKLAVIVQQIYYRYRKGQTNDERFATLNRKVDSLINHALFLTEVGE
- a CDS encoding 2-phosphosulfolactate phosphatase, with the translated sequence MGKIHLLFKKEEVDEGQMKGKVAVVFDVLLATSTITTGLYYGAKEVVPVLDHRHAQAEAKDRDKNSYVLVGEYRGKTIEGFLDPTPLTLRGKVEDKTMILSTTNGTVAINKAREATRVYIAAMINGKKVAEKINSDHRDDEIMIICSGSSGEFCIEDFYGAGYFIDCILANQTAVWKLSDAARAAYYFFKGQENNGEDVLGHSRVGQMLLRNSFAEEVSYVARQGILSIVPYLKDEGHVVIKEENEFDRSREKH